The Neobacillus sp. OS1-2 genome includes a window with the following:
- a CDS encoding sugar ABC transporter permease — protein sequence MDPVKVNPVHNGVKVRKKRYRTEAKKDMISGYLYIAPFFIIFAVIGLYPVLFSIYLGFQKWNGLSPMTFVGLDNFKLVLTDPLFWKSVYNTIVMGIMGTAPQLVFGIIFAYLLNLAFLKFKNFFRVTIFMPYITSMVAVALIFSVLFSDHESSLANYVLSLAGLDPVHWGSSEWGTKIAISIMVFWRWVGYNTIIYLAGIQSIPNDLYEAATIDGANKFQQLLHITMPMLKPFIVLTVFTSTVGALQLFSEPTVFLGTSAFTRDEAMTIVMYLYRDAFKLQSFGTASATAIILLVLISAFAAINVFLTSGIGRKRRKGQ from the coding sequence ATGGATCCAGTGAAGGTGAATCCCGTCCATAATGGTGTGAAAGTAAGAAAAAAGCGATACAGAACTGAAGCAAAAAAGGACATGATTTCCGGCTATTTATACATTGCGCCATTCTTTATCATTTTTGCGGTTATTGGCTTGTATCCGGTATTATTTAGTATTTATTTAGGGTTTCAAAAATGGAACGGGCTAAGCCCGATGACATTTGTGGGATTGGATAATTTTAAACTTGTCTTAACAGACCCCCTATTTTGGAAATCGGTTTATAATACGATTGTCATGGGGATCATGGGCACTGCCCCACAATTAGTGTTTGGAATCATTTTTGCCTATTTATTGAATCTGGCCTTTCTTAAATTTAAAAACTTCTTCCGAGTCACCATTTTTATGCCCTATATTACCTCAATGGTGGCGGTTGCCCTGATTTTCAGTGTCCTGTTTAGTGATCATGAATCTTCTTTGGCGAATTATGTATTAAGCCTTGCGGGGCTTGATCCCGTGCATTGGGGAAGCTCAGAATGGGGAACGAAAATTGCCATTTCCATCATGGTTTTTTGGCGATGGGTCGGCTATAACACGATTATTTACCTCGCCGGGATTCAAAGTATCCCGAATGATTTATATGAAGCAGCCACCATTGATGGGGCAAATAAATTTCAGCAGCTCCTCCATATTACGATGCCAATGCTGAAGCCGTTTATCGTGCTCACCGTCTTCACCTCAACAGTTGGCGCTCTGCAGCTCTTTTCTGAACCGACTGTCTTTTTAGGAACTAGTGCCTTTACCAGAGATGAGGCGATGACAATCGTGATGTATTTGTATCGTGATGCCTTTAAATTACAATCTTTTGGTACGGCTTCCGCTACCGCGATCATTTTATTGGTGTTAATTTCAGCGTTTGCGGCCATTAATGTATTCTTAACGTCCGGTATTGGCCGAAAAAGGAGGAAAGGACAATGA
- a CDS encoding extracellular solute-binding protein produces the protein MKSLKKLAAIGLSTALALSLAACNGNEKASSDKGESGGDKKITLNFWAFGATGYEDLAKAYEAENPGVKIKVRSAETAEHHDALFTALSAGSGAPDITMLEIDQLDRFKAAQDRFENLYDLGAKDIKDQYLDWKWNTGENEKGDFLIGLPTDIGPKALYYRTDVFEAAGLPTNPEEVTALISSPAAFEEAGLKVKEKTGKPFVDSIEMAFRAYLDGAKETFLNPKGELLLEKDGNSVKKAYDYAVKLNKLGIVGKFEMWSPEWANAVNKGEFAAELGAGWLKGWMEGNAKEAIGKWKVATLPSEFAANWGGSFIAIPSETKHAKEAYKFASWLISPDNQLKSFQSKGLFPSAQSVYEMDAFKNNQDEFFGGQATAPVFAKAAQDINGAVYKGEKYFPVYQEVLNALKNVQNKGTDPDKEWKDAVKRAEGLLSR, from the coding sequence TTGAAAAGCTTGAAAAAACTGGCTGCGATCGGATTATCAACGGCTTTGGCCTTGTCGCTAGCAGCATGTAATGGAAATGAAAAGGCCTCATCTGATAAGGGTGAAAGTGGTGGAGATAAAAAAATCACCCTAAATTTCTGGGCATTTGGTGCTACAGGATATGAAGACTTAGCGAAAGCATATGAGGCAGAAAATCCTGGTGTCAAAATAAAAGTAAGATCGGCTGAAACGGCTGAACATCATGATGCCTTATTTACCGCCCTATCCGCTGGAAGTGGGGCACCGGATATTACGATGTTGGAAATTGACCAACTTGACCGATTTAAAGCGGCACAAGACCGCTTCGAAAATTTGTATGACCTTGGTGCAAAGGATATTAAAGATCAGTACCTCGATTGGAAATGGAATACAGGCGAGAACGAGAAGGGTGATTTCTTAATTGGCTTGCCAACGGATATTGGCCCGAAAGCCTTATACTATCGGACAGATGTATTTGAAGCTGCGGGACTGCCGACAAATCCAGAAGAAGTGACAGCATTGATCAGTTCACCAGCTGCATTTGAAGAAGCGGGTCTTAAAGTGAAAGAGAAAACAGGAAAGCCATTTGTAGACAGTATTGAAATGGCATTCAGAGCCTACTTAGACGGTGCGAAAGAAACATTCCTTAATCCTAAAGGCGAGTTATTGCTAGAAAAGGATGGAAACTCTGTTAAAAAGGCCTATGATTATGCCGTGAAATTAAACAAACTTGGCATTGTGGGTAAATTCGAAATGTGGTCACCAGAGTGGGCGAACGCCGTGAATAAAGGGGAATTCGCTGCTGAATTAGGGGCTGGTTGGTTAAAAGGCTGGATGGAAGGCAACGCGAAAGAAGCTATTGGTAAATGGAAAGTGGCAACACTGCCAAGTGAATTTGCAGCAAACTGGGGCGGATCTTTCATCGCCATTCCAAGCGAAACCAAACATGCGAAAGAAGCTTATAAATTTGCATCATGGTTAATTTCTCCTGACAATCAATTGAAATCTTTCCAATCCAAGGGACTTTTCCCTTCTGCACAGTCTGTGTATGAAATGGATGCCTTTAAAAATAACCAAGATGAATTCTTTGGCGGCCAAGCAACTGCACCAGTATTTGCAAAAGCGGCACAAGATATCAATGGAGCAGTTTATAAAGGGGAAAAGTACTTCCCAGTGTATCAAGAAGTGTTGAATGCCTTGAAAAACGTTCAAAATAAGGGAACGGATCCTGACAAGGAATGGAAAGATGCTGTTAAGCGTGCCGAAGGTTTATTAAGCCGCTAA
- a CDS encoding DUF1659 domain-containing protein, which produces MAQALLEGTKLRLLFEAGIDDEGKPILKAKSFNNITKVATADQLSQAAQAIAVLCNDKLNKVERNDSSEILG; this is translated from the coding sequence ATGGCACAAGCATTATTAGAAGGAACAAAGCTTCGCCTATTGTTTGAAGCAGGCATCGATGATGAAGGCAAGCCGATCCTAAAAGCAAAATCATTTAACAACATCACAAAAGTAGCTACCGCAGATCAATTATCGCAGGCAGCACAAGCAATCGCCGTATTATGCAACGACAAACTAAACAAAGTCGAACGCAACGACAGTTCGGAAATTCTAGGCTAG
- a CDS encoding DUF2922 domain-containing protein: protein MAKTLELQFGTEFGKTARITVDNPKEPIDGEVVKLSMAQIMASDIFTTASGRFVAAKGARVVERNVTDYELV, encoded by the coding sequence ATGGCGAAGACTTTAGAGTTGCAATTTGGAACTGAGTTTGGGAAGACTGCGCGTATTACGGTTGATAATCCAAAGGAACCGATTGATGGAGAGGTGGTAAAGCTATCAATGGCACAGATTATGGCATCTGATATTTTCACAACTGCTAGCGGAAGATTCGTGGCTGCAAAAGGGGCAAGAGTGGTTGAGCGCAATGTAACAGATTACGAACTAGTTTAA
- a CDS encoding DoxX family protein, which yields MLNLLRKNTIVAGILAIIRVYIGYEFLHAGYGKITSGGFDASGFLKGAIASSTGEHPAVQGWWAKFLEQVALPNADLFSFLVQWGEVLVGIALILGLLTNFATLMGMVMNFSFLFSGTVSTNGQMILLAFFVLVAGANAGKFGVDRFVMPYVRRNFAARGQHKQGTTSV from the coding sequence ATGTTAAATCTTTTAAGAAAGAATACTATTGTCGCCGGGATTTTAGCTATCATTCGTGTTTATATAGGCTATGAATTTTTACATGCAGGTTATGGAAAAATAACAAGTGGCGGATTTGATGCAAGTGGATTCTTAAAAGGAGCGATTGCTTCTAGCACGGGTGAGCACCCAGCAGTTCAAGGCTGGTGGGCGAAATTCTTAGAACAGGTTGCCTTGCCAAACGCGGATCTATTTTCTTTCTTAGTGCAATGGGGCGAAGTATTAGTCGGAATTGCCTTAATCCTAGGTCTTCTTACGAACTTTGCGACCCTAATGGGTATGGTCATGAATTTCTCTTTCTTGTTCAGTGGTACCGTGAGCACAAACGGACAAATGATTCTTTTAGCCTTCTTCGTCTTAGTTGCTGGAGCAAATGCTGGTAAATTCGGTGTAGACCGATTTGTAATGCCCTATGTACGTAGGAACTTTGCAGCTAGAGGTCAACATAAACAAGGCACAACAAGTGTTTAA